In one window of Epinephelus fuscoguttatus linkage group LG20, E.fuscoguttatus.final_Chr_v1 DNA:
- the hoxb1b gene encoding homeobox protein Hox-B1b, translating into MNSYLDYPVCNRGANIFSAKAGYHNLNHGYMSSNSCATSDSYAPDGRLAAATSAPHQSPSLPLHHQTHVSLDLQFATPGNSMYGSPLEYGHHQYGLAPEQDRSFIHAQVSPIGTNMAPYTGDSCGPGVATGSQYLHFGNGDQRQQEYPESVYTRLPPQSKERDLEHVEETSKTFDWMKVKRNPPKTAVLSEFGVPGQHNVIRTNFTTKQLTELEKEFHFNKYLTRARRVEVAASLELNETQVKIWFQNRRMKQKKREKLGCALVSAAAPVEKLCGPDTSPKAKGKDC; encoded by the exons ATGAACTCATACTTAGACTACCCCGTGTGCAACCGGGGAGCAAATATTTTCAGTGCCAAGGCCGGATACCACAATTTGAACCATGGATACATGTCGTCCAACTCGTGCGCAACAAGTGATAGTTACGCACCGGACGGTCGCTTAGCTGCTGCGACTTCTGCGCCTCACCAGAGCCCGAGCCTCCCTCTGCATCACCAGACACACGTCAGCTTGGATCTGCAGTTTGCAACACCGGGGAACTCCATGTATGGGTCACCTCTGGAGTACGGACATCACCAGTACGGCCTCGCACCCGAGCAGGACCGGAGCTTCATTCATGCGCAGGTTTCACCAATCGGAACAAACATGGCTCCCTACACCGGGGACAGCTGTGGGCCTGGTGTTGCAACAGGCAGCCAATATCTACATTTTGGAAACGGGGATCAGAGGCAGCAAGAATATCCAGAGAGTGTTTACACAAGGTTACCGCCCCAGAGTAAGGAGAGGGATTTGGAGCATGTGGAGGAAACTTCTAAAACATTCGACTGGATGAAAGTGAAGAGGAATCCACCTAAAACAG CTGTCCTGTCGGAGTTCGGCGTACCCGGCCAGCACAACGTGATCCGCACCAACTTCACCACCAAGCAGCTGACCGAGCTGGAGAAAGAGTTCCACTTTAACAAGTACCTGACGCGGGCGCGGAGGGTGGAGGTGGCCGCCAGTCTGGAGCTGAACGAGACGCAGGTGAAAATCTGGTTCCAGAACCGCAGGATGAAGCAGAAGAAACGCGAGAAACTGGGCTGCGCTTTGGTCAGCGCTGCGGCACCTGTGGAGAAACTCTGCGGCCCTGACACCTCTCCAAAGGCGAAGGGGAAAGACTGTTAA
- the LOC125881312 gene encoding homeobox protein Hox-A3-like, producing MEMQRTSATQNIQHHDFFFGESLEDVSGFGCAAAHQQLAQVETFERRRSKQQHNPKFPLSKKIFPWMKESRPSNQKHGRRIADCTVNEKCPSATPASKRTRTAYTSAQLVELEKEFHFSRYLCRPRRVEMASLLNLHERQIKIWFQNRRMKQKKDERVQGLTATTTTTTTTTTTTSSSSTPSSPSAPGSPTLSSLGYVHLGGDYQPASPPLKSQQHQSQPVYPAEYSKYPAPSFTHGPQFNAQYDTHTTSRTTDPNVDVNGSYFPQSYTQDRIMQAPKLTHL from the exons ATGGAAATGCAGAGAACCAGTGCGACACAAAACATCCAGCATCACGACTTCTTCTTCGGCGAGTCTCTGGAGGATGTCAGCGGGTTCGGGTGCGCAGCCGCACACCAGCAGTTGGCGCAAGTGGAGACGTTTGAGCGCCGGAGGTcaaagcagcaacacaacccCAAGTTCCCTTTGAGCAAAAAGATTTTCCCCTGGATGAAAGAGTCCAGACCCTCGAATCAGAAACACGGCAGGAGGATCGCAG ACTGCACCGTCAACGAGAAGTGTCCGAGCGCGACCCCGGCCTCCAAGAGGACGCGCACCGCGTACACGAGCGCGCAACTGGTGGAGCTGGAAAAGGAGTTCCACTTCAGCCGCTACCTGTGCAGGCCGCGGCGGGTGGAGATGGCCAGCCTGCTCAACCTCCACGAGAGGCAGATCAAGATCTGGTTCCAGAACCGGCGGATGAAGCAGAAGAAGGACGAGAGAGTGCAGGGCCTCActgctaccaccaccaccaccaccaccaccaccaccaccacctcctcctcctcaaccccGTCCTCCCCCTCCGCCCCGGGCAGCCCCACTCTATCGAGCCTGGGTTATGTCCATCTGGGCGGGGATTACCAGCCGGCCTCTCCTCCGCTCAAGTCTCAACAACACCAGTCCCAGCCGGTGTACCCGGCAGAATACTCCAAATATCCAGCTCCAAGCTTTACGCACGGCCCTCAGTTCAATGCGCAGTACGACACGCACACCACCTCGCGCACAACAGACCCAAATGTGGATGTTAACGGGTCATATTTCCCGCAGAGCTACACTCAGGACAGAATCATGCAAGCTCCGAAACTGACTCATCTGTAG
- the hoxb5b gene encoding homeobox protein Hox-B5b isoform X2, whose translation MSSYFVNSFSGRYPNGSDYQLLNYGTNGAVSGSFRDPGTMHSGSFGYNYNGMDLTVNRTNTGSHFGAVREDARGFAPDARYRQTPNCSLSSPDPVPPSCATASREPLELKSPSPPSDRSSTSSGNNLNKSNNAHFTEIEDATVASETEEGAHSSGGSSTAPRAQQQQQQQQDPNATSSTNTSNDCQSPQIFPWMRKLHISHDMTGPDGKRARTAYTRYQTLELEKEFHFNRCFNLSSLL comes from the exons ATGAGCTCTTACTTTGTAAACTCGTTCTCAGGGCGCTATCCAAATGGCTCCGACTATCAGTTACTAAATTATGGGACTAACGGCGCTGTGAGCGGTTCCTTCAGAGACCCTGGCACCATGCACTCCGGGTCTTTCGGCTACAACTACAATGGCATGGACCTAACCGTGAACCGCACCAACACCGGCAGCCACTTCGGGGCCGTGAGAGAGGATGCCCGGGGATTCGCGCCGGACGCCCGCTACAGACAGACACCCAACTGCTCGCTCTCATCTCCAGATCCGGTGCCGCCGTCGTGCGCCACGGCCAGCCGGGAGCCGCTGGAACTAAAAagcccctctcctccctctgaccGGAGCTCGACCTCGAGCGGCAACAATCTCAACAAAAGCAACAACGCTCATTTCACGGAGATAGAGGACGCCACCGTCGCCTCCGAGACCGAGGAGGGCGCGCACAGCAGCGGCGGCTCCAGCACGGCACCACgggcgcagcagcagcagcagcagcagcaggacccCAACGCCACCTCCTCCACTAACACATCAAATGATTGCCAATCGCCACAAATATTCCCCTGGATGCGGAAACTGCACATAAGCCATG ATATGACTGGACCTGATGGGAAAAGGGCCCGAACCGCGTACACCCGGTACCAGACGCTAGAGCTGGAGAAAGAGTTTCACTTCAATAG GTGTTTCAACTTGAGCTCTTTATTGTGA
- the hoxb5b gene encoding homeobox protein Hox-B5b isoform X1: MSSYFVNSFSGRYPNGSDYQLLNYGTNGAVSGSFRDPGTMHSGSFGYNYNGMDLTVNRTNTGSHFGAVREDARGFAPDARYRQTPNCSLSSPDPVPPSCATASREPLELKSPSPPSDRSSTSSGNNLNKSNNAHFTEIEDATVASETEEGAHSSGGSSTAPRAQQQQQQQQDPNATSSTNTSNDCQSPQIFPWMRKLHISHDMTGPDGKRARTAYTRYQTLELEKEFHFNRYLTRRRRIEIAHALCLSERQIKIWFQNRRMKWKKDNKLKSMSLVTGGSAFHN, from the exons ATGAGCTCTTACTTTGTAAACTCGTTCTCAGGGCGCTATCCAAATGGCTCCGACTATCAGTTACTAAATTATGGGACTAACGGCGCTGTGAGCGGTTCCTTCAGAGACCCTGGCACCATGCACTCCGGGTCTTTCGGCTACAACTACAATGGCATGGACCTAACCGTGAACCGCACCAACACCGGCAGCCACTTCGGGGCCGTGAGAGAGGATGCCCGGGGATTCGCGCCGGACGCCCGCTACAGACAGACACCCAACTGCTCGCTCTCATCTCCAGATCCGGTGCCGCCGTCGTGCGCCACGGCCAGCCGGGAGCCGCTGGAACTAAAAagcccctctcctccctctgaccGGAGCTCGACCTCGAGCGGCAACAATCTCAACAAAAGCAACAACGCTCATTTCACGGAGATAGAGGACGCCACCGTCGCCTCCGAGACCGAGGAGGGCGCGCACAGCAGCGGCGGCTCCAGCACGGCACCACgggcgcagcagcagcagcagcagcagcaggacccCAACGCCACCTCCTCCACTAACACATCAAATGATTGCCAATCGCCACAAATATTCCCCTGGATGCGGAAACTGCACATAAGCCATG ATATGACTGGACCTGATGGGAAAAGGGCCCGAACCGCGTACACCCGGTACCAGACGCTAGAGCTGGAGAAAGAGTTTCACTTCAATAGGTACCTAACCAGGCGGCGGAGGATAGAGATAGCCCACGCCCTGTGTCTTTCCGAAAGACAGATCAAAATCTGGTTTCAGAACCGCAGGATGAAGTGGAAGAAGGACAATAAACTGAAAAGCATGAGTCTTGTGACAGGAGGCAGCGCCTTCCACAACTGA
- the hoxb6b gene encoding homeobox protein Hox-B6b isoform X1: protein MSSYFVNSTFPVSLPGGQDSLLGQIPLYSSGYTDPLRHYSNAATYGAANMQEKVYPASYYQQTGAAAAAIYGRAGGGAPCDYNPVGTFYKDAEGSCAFSNRDDQPLFVTQEQRKAECPEQTVSMSSSIDDKSSTLIYPWMQRMNACSADTPLQISSALSGPFGNSGRRGRQTYTRYQTLELEKEFHFNRYLTRRRRIEISHALCLTERQIKIWFQNRRMKWKKENKLLNPSKTPEEEEQAEKKS from the exons ATGAGTTCCTATTTTGTTAACTCAACTTTTCCCGTGTCTCTACCGGGAGGACAGGACTCTCTCCTGGGTCAGATACCGTTATATTCCTCGGGATACACCGATCCGTTAAGACACTACTCCAACGCGGCCACATATGGAGCAGCCAACATGCAGGAGAAGGTTTACCCGGCGTCCTATTACCAGCAGACGGGCGCAGCGGCCGCGGCCATCTACGGAAGGGCCGGCGGCGGAGCGCCCTGCGACTACAACCCGGTCGGGACTTTCTACAAGGACGCGGAGGGCTCGTGCGCTTTCTCGAACCGCGACGACCAGCCGCTGTTTGTCACTCAGGAGCAGCGCAAAGCGGAGTGCCCGGAGCAGACTGTCAGTATGAGCAGCAGCATCGACGACAAGTCCTCCACTCTGATCTACCCGTGGATGCAGAGGATGAACGCCTGCTCCGCCG ACACACCACTACAGATTTCAAGTGCACTCTCAG GTCCTTTTGGCAACAGTGGCCGCAGGGGCCGACAGACCTACACCCGCTACCAGACTCTGGAGCTGGAGAAGGAGTTCCACTTTAACCGCTACCTGACCAGGAGGCGCCGGATAGAGATCTCCCACGCCCTGTGTCTGACGGAGAGACAGATCAAAATCTGGTTTCAGAACCGCAGGATGAAGTGGAAAAAGGAGAACAAACTCCTCAATCCCTCAAAGACACCCGAGGAGGAGGAACAGGCGGAGAAGAAGAGCTAA
- the hoxb6b gene encoding homeobox protein Hox-B6b isoform X2: MSSYFVNSTFPVSLPGGQDSLLGQIPLYSSGYTDPLRHYSNAATYGAANMQEKVYPASYYQQTGAAAAAIYGRAGGGAPCDYNPVGTFYKDAEGSCAFSNRDDQPLFVTQEQRKAECPEQTVSMSSSIDDKSSTLIYPWMQRMNACSAGPFGNSGRRGRQTYTRYQTLELEKEFHFNRYLTRRRRIEISHALCLTERQIKIWFQNRRMKWKKENKLLNPSKTPEEEEQAEKKS; this comes from the exons ATGAGTTCCTATTTTGTTAACTCAACTTTTCCCGTGTCTCTACCGGGAGGACAGGACTCTCTCCTGGGTCAGATACCGTTATATTCCTCGGGATACACCGATCCGTTAAGACACTACTCCAACGCGGCCACATATGGAGCAGCCAACATGCAGGAGAAGGTTTACCCGGCGTCCTATTACCAGCAGACGGGCGCAGCGGCCGCGGCCATCTACGGAAGGGCCGGCGGCGGAGCGCCCTGCGACTACAACCCGGTCGGGACTTTCTACAAGGACGCGGAGGGCTCGTGCGCTTTCTCGAACCGCGACGACCAGCCGCTGTTTGTCACTCAGGAGCAGCGCAAAGCGGAGTGCCCGGAGCAGACTGTCAGTATGAGCAGCAGCATCGACGACAAGTCCTCCACTCTGATCTACCCGTGGATGCAGAGGATGAACGCCTGCTCCGCCG GTCCTTTTGGCAACAGTGGCCGCAGGGGCCGACAGACCTACACCCGCTACCAGACTCTGGAGCTGGAGAAGGAGTTCCACTTTAACCGCTACCTGACCAGGAGGCGCCGGATAGAGATCTCCCACGCCCTGTGTCTGACGGAGAGACAGATCAAAATCTGGTTTCAGAACCGCAGGATGAAGTGGAAAAAGGAGAACAAACTCCTCAATCCCTCAAAGACACCCGAGGAGGAGGAACAGGCGGAGAAGAAGAGCTAA